Proteins encoded by one window of Rhodamnia argentea isolate NSW1041297 chromosome 6, ASM2092103v1, whole genome shotgun sequence:
- the LOC115734544 gene encoding heterogeneous nuclear ribonucleoprotein Q: MPRAKANASSATKPIEPEKPIESDERVDLEEENDPEEEMDEEVEYEEVEEEEEVEEIEEEAEEEEVEVEEEEEEEEEEEEEEEEEEEVEEDNDDNADGTDVHKTLEGNDTMVVDQEEKKKHAELLALPPHGSEVYIGGIPHDASEEDLRSFCESIGEVIEVRIMKAKDSAENKGFAFVTFRNVELASKAIEELNESDFKGKKIKCSTSQAKHRLFIGNVPRSWGDDDLRKVVTQIGPGVTGIELVKDLKNTSNNRGFAFIDYYNHACAEYSRLKMMNPKFKLDKNAPTVSWADPKNSDSSASSQVKAVYVKNLPKNVTQDQLKKLFEHHGKITKIVLPPAKPGQEKNRIGFVHFAERSSAMKALKNTEKYELDGQVLECSLAKPQVDQKSAAGSSSQKSGLLPSYPLRVGYGLPGGAYGALGAGFGAAGFAQPMIYGRGPSPAGMAMMPMFLPDGRVGYVLQQPGAQPLTPPSHQRSSNRPGGGSGSKSGGSSSRGKHNNDSGQGRRYRPY, translated from the exons ATGCCAAGGGCAAAGGCAAATGCATCATCAGCTACTAAGCCAATTGAGCCGGAAAAGCCCATTGAATCTGATGAGAGGGTTGACCTTGAAGAAGAGAATGATCCCGAGGAGGAAATGGATGAAGAGGTTGAGTATGAGGAagtagaagaagaggaggaagtggAAGAGATAGAAGAAGAggcagaagaggaggaggtggaagtggaagaagaagaagaggaggaggaggaggaggaggaggaggaggaggaggaggaggaggttgaggaggataatgatgataatgccgACGGGACTGATGTCCATAAAACACTTGAGGGCAATGATACAATGGTTGTGGAtcaggaagagaagaaaaaacatgCTGAACTTCTTGCCCTTCCTCCTCATGGTTCTGAAGTGTACATCGGCGGCATACCTCATGATGCTTCAGAGGAGGATCTGAGATCTTTCTGCGAGTCCATTGGAGAAGTTATTGAG GTCCGGATTATGAAAGCCAAAGATTCTGCAGAAAACAAGGGATTTGCTTTCGTTACTTTTAGAAATGTGGAATTGGCATCCAAAGCCATTGAGGAGCTGAATGAGTCTGATTTTAAG ggtaagaaaataaaatgttcGACGTCGCAAGCAAAGCATCGATTATTTATCGGTAACGTTCCTAGGAGCTGGGGAGATGATGATCTGAGGAAAGTTGTGACCCAGATTGGACCTGGTGTGACTGGTATAGAGTTGGTGAAG GATTTGAAGAATACTAGCAATAATCGTGGCTTTGCTTTTATTGATTATTACAACCATGCGTGCGCTGAATATTCTAGACTGAAGATGATGAATCCAAAGTTTAAGCTGGACAAAAATGCTCCTACTGTTAGCTGGGCAGATCCTAAAAATTCTgattcttctgcttcttctcaG GTGAAGGCAGTATATGTAAAGAACCTTCCCAAGAATGTGACACAAGATCAATTAAAGAAGCTATTTGAGCACCATGGAAAGATAACCAAAATAGTTCTGCCACCAGCAAAACCTGGACAAGagaaaaataggattggctttGTGCACTTTGCAGAGCGGTCAAGTGCCATGAAAGCGCTGAAGAACACAGAAAAATATGAACTTGATG GACAAGTTTTGGAGTGTTCTCTTGCAAAGCCACAAGTAGATCAGAAGTCTGCTGCAGGGTCATCTTCACAGAAGTCAGGCCTTCTTCCAAGTTATCCGCTCCGTGTTGGATATGGTCTACCTGGGGGTGCCTATGGTGCTCTAGGAGCAGGCTTTGGTGCAGCAGGCTTTGCACAA CCCATGATATATGGAAGAGGACCAAGTCCTGCTGGCATGGCAATGATGCCAATGTTTTTGCCTGATGGAAGGGTTGGATATGTCTT GCAGCAGCCTGGAGCACAGCCTCTTACTCCACCTTCGCATCAAAGAAGTAGCAACAGGCCCGGTGGCGGGAGTGGCAGCAAGAGTGGCGGCAGTTCAAGCCGGGGAAAGCATAATAATGATAGTGGCCAAGGGCGAAGGTACCGCCCTTACTAG
- the LOC115734332 gene encoding protein transport protein Sec24-like At3g07100 isoform X1 gives MAVRAAVSRFPIDPDVQEDSGLPWGITVTPFASKDENGKPPAYGSDGHLLPRCENCWAYFNTYCELDQWAWTCSLCGTLNGLSSECIEKYSRSQSCPEMASSFIDLELPVEGSEEPTEARPVYVAAVDLSSSEEFLELTKSALLAALEALGPGSLFGLATFSHKIGLYDVQGPVPVVKNVFIPPDSEDRLPLELEDVMPLLQFLAPVETCKDRIASALETLRPTTSWERSTAAGQGLDGVLMGGRGFGVAMESLFNYLGSEYGSTFALARVFAFLSGPPDYGAGQLDTRRYGEQYASRGEDADRALLPEQTPFYKELAAVAVQAGVCVDIFAVTNEYTDLASLKFLSIESGGSLFLYTSTEDSTLPQDMYRMLIRPYAFGCIMRLRTSSEFRQGHSYGHFSLDPQYENVQRIICCDSYATFAYDFEFANTVGFSRHTSEPPVLQIAFRYTVVVPPQELADSSKGSGNRSSYSLKRRLRIRTLQYTAAQNMNEVYDSVDPEVVLSLLVHKVIIASLEQGVREGRMLLHDWLVILTAQYNDAYRLIQPKNGSSVNAQVDVAFSQCPQLQTLPHLIFALLRNPLLRFHEEGVHPDYRIYLQCLFSALEPSSLHRAVYPRLISYSTPDKQAYPRHSLSRAALITSGSPIFFLDAFTTLIVFYSSTADPSLPFPPPHDCLLRTTINKLKQDRSITPKLIFIRGGQEDASAFENYLIEEQDVDGSGLTSNMGFVSFLEDITQGVLEYLK, from the exons ATGGCAGTGAGAGCCGCCGTCTCGAGATTTCCGATCGATCCAGACGTGCAGGAAGACTCCGGCTTGCCATGGGGGATCACGGTCACTCCCTTCGCTTCCAAGGACGAGAACGGCAAACCGCCGGCGTACGGATCGGACGGCCACCTGCTTCCCCGGTGCGAGAATTGCTGGGCGTACTTCAACACCTACTGCGAGCTCGACCAGTGGGCGTGGACCTGCTCGCTCTGCGGCACTCTCAACGGCCTCTCCTCGGAGTGCATCGAGAAGTACTCGCGCTCGCAATCCTGTCCGGAGATGGCGTCTTCGTTCATAGATCTCGAACTCCCTG TGGAAGGATCGGAGGAGCCTACGGAAGCGCGGCCCGTCTATGTCGCTGCTGTTGATTTGTCGT CCtcggaagaatttttggaaCTTACAAAGAGCGCACTACTAGCAGCCCTGGAAG CTCTTGGGCCAGGTTCGTTGTTTGGGCTTGCTACGTTCAGCCATAAGATCGGATTGTATGATGTCCAAGGGCCTGTACCAgttgtgaaaaatgttttcattccTCCTGATTCTGAAGACAGACTCCCCTTGGAGCTTGAAGATGTCATGCCATTGCTACAGTTTCTAGCACCT GTGGAAACCTGTAAGGATCGTATTGCATCTGCTCTTGAAACACTCAGACCAACTACTTCATGGGAAAGGAGTACAGCAGCCGGTCAAGGACTTGATGGTGTTTTGATGGGTGGAAGAGGATTTGGGGTGGCAATGGAATCTCTTTTCAACTACCTAGGGTCAGAATATGGAAGTACCTTTGCCTTAG CGAGGGTATTTGCCTTTCTATCTGGTCCTCCTGATTATGGAGCTGGGCAGCTGGATACGAGGAGGTATGGGGAGCAATACGCCAGCAGAGGAGAGGATGCTGATCGGGCTTTATTACCTGAGCAGACCCCATTTTATAAGGAACTG GCAGCTGTCGCTGTTCAAGCAGGTGTTTGTGTTGACATATTTGCTGTGACCAACGAATATACGGATCTGGCATCCCTAAAGTTTCTTAGTATTGAAAGTGGGGGCTCATTGTTCTTGTATACAAGTACAGAGGATTCAACTCTTCCTCAGGACAT GTACCGGATGTTGATCAGGCCATATGCTTTTGGTTGTATAATGCGATTGAGAACATCTTCAGAATTTAGACAAGGCCACTCA TATGGTCATTTCTCTCTGGATCCGCAATATGAAAACGTGCAGCGCATAATTTGTTGTGATTCCTATGCCACATTTGCTTATGACTTTGAATTTGCAAATACTGTTGGCTTTTCCAG ACATACATCTGAGCCTCCGGTCTTACAGATTGCTTTTCGTTACACTGTCGTAGTACCACCACAGGAGCTCGCAGATTCATCGAAGGGTTCAGGTAATAG GTCCAGTTACTCCCTCAAACGTCGCCTAAGAATACGAACTTTGCAATACACTGCTGCTCAGAATATGAATGAAGTCTATGACAGTGTTGATCCTGAAGTGGTTCTATCTTTACTTGTTCACAAG GTTATAATAGCATCTTTGGAGCAAGGAGTTCGGGAGGGAAGGATGCTTCTTCATGATTGGCTCGTGATCCTCACAGCTCAGTATAATGATGCTTACAGGCTCATTCAGCCCAAGAATGGGAGTTCGGTAAACGCTCAGGTTGACGTCGCATTCTCACAATGCCCACAATTGCAAACGTTACCGCATCTCATTTTTGCTCTGCTTCGGAATCCTCTTCTCCGCTTCCACGAGGAAGGTGTCCACCCGGACTACCGGATCTATTTGCAATGCCTCTTCAG TGCTCTGGAGCCAAGTTCCCTTCACCGTGCTGTCTATCCTAGACTAATATCCTATTCTACGCCGGACAAGCAAGCATATCCGCGCCACTCATTGAGTCGCGCGGCCCTAATTACCAGCGGcagtccaatatttttccttgacGCATTTACTACTCTTATCGTGTTCTATTCTTCGACGGCAGATCCTTCACTTCCTTTTCCTCCACCGCATGATT GCTTATTACGGACtacaatcaacaaattgaagcaAGACAGAAGCATAACTCCCAAACTCATCTTTATCAGGGGAGGGCAGGAAGATGCGTCGGCTTTCGAGAACTATCTCATTGAGGAGCAGGACGTTGATGGAAGTGGGCTCACTAGCAACATGGGTTTTGTTTCCTTCCTCGAGGACATCACTCAGGGCGTGTTAGAGTACCTGAAGTAA
- the LOC115734332 gene encoding protein transport protein Sec24-like At3g07100 isoform X2: protein MAVRAAVSRFPIDPDVQEDSGLPWGITVTPFASKDENGKPPAYGSDGHLLPRCENCWAYFNTYCELDQWAWTCSLCGTLNGLSSECIEKYSRSQSCPEMASSFIDLELPVEGSEEPTEARPVYVAAVDLSSSEEFLELTKSALLAALEALGPGSLFGLATFSHKIGLYDVQGPVPVVKNVFIPPDSEDRLPLELEDVMPLLQFLAPVETCKDRIASALETLRPTTSWERSTAAGQGLDGVLMGGRGFGVAMESLFNYLGSEYGSTFALARVFAFLSGPPDYGAGQLDTRRYGEQYASRGEDADRALLPEQTPFYKELAAVAVQAGVCVDIFAVTNEYTDLASLKFLSIESGGSLFLYTSTEDSTLPQDMYRMLIRPYAFGCIMRLRTSSEFRQGHSYGHFSLDPQYENVQRIICCDSYATFAYDFEFANTVGFSRHTSEPPVLQIAFRYTVVVPPQELADSSKGSGNRSSYSLKRRLRIRTLQYTAAQNMNEVYDSVDPEVVLSLLVHKVIIASLEQGVREGRMLLHDWLVILTAQYNDAYRLIQPKNGSSVNAQVDVAFSQCPQLQTLPHLIFALLRNPLLRFHEEGVHPDYRIYLQCLFSALEPSSLHRAVYPRLISYSTPDKQAYPRHSLSRAALITSGSPIFFLDAFTTLIVFYSSTADPSLPFPPPHDCLLRTTINKLKQDRSITPKLIFIRGGQEDASAFENYLIEEQDVDGSGLTSNMGFVSFLEDITQGVLEYLK, encoded by the exons ATGGCAGTGAGAGCCGCCGTCTCGAGATTTCCGATCGATCCAGACGTGCAGGAAGACTCCGGCTTGCCATGGGGGATCACGGTCACTCCCTTCGCTTCCAAGGACGAGAACGGCAAACCGCCGGCGTACGGATCGGACGGCCACCTGCTTCCCCGGTGCGAGAATTGCTGGGCGTACTTCAACACCTACTGCGAGCTCGACCAGTGGGCGTGGACCTGCTCGCTCTGCGGCACTCTCAACGGCCTCTCCTCGGAGTGCATCGAGAAGTACTCGCGCTCGCAATCCTGTCCGGAGATGGCGTCTTCGTTCATAGATCTCGAACTCCCTG TGGAAGGATCGGAGGAGCCTACGGAAGCGCGGCCCGTCTATGTCGCTGCTGTTGATTTGTCGT CCtcggaagaatttttggaaCTTACAAAGAGCGCACTACTAGCAGCCCTGGAAG CTCTTGGGCCAGGTTCGTTGTTTGGGCTTGCTACGTTCAGCCATAAGATCGGATTGTATGATGTCCAAGGGCCTGTACCAgttgtgaaaaatgttttcattccTCCTGATTCTGAAGACAGACTCCCCTTGGAGCTTGAAGATGTCATGCCATTGCTACAGTTTCTAGCACCT GTGGAAACCTGTAAGGATCGTATTGCATCTGCTCTTGAAACACTCAGACCAACTACTTCATGGGAAAGGAGTACAGCAGCCGGTCAAGGACTTGATGGTGTTTTGATGGGTGGAAGAGGATTTGGGGTGGCAATGGAATCTCTTTTCAACTACCTAGGGTCAGAATATGGAAGTACCTTTGCCTTAG CGAGGGTATTTGCCTTTCTATCTGGTCCTCCTGATTATGGAGCTGGGCAGCTGGATACGAGGAGGTATGGGGAGCAATACGCCAGCAGAGGAGAGGATGCTGATCGGGCTTTATTACCTGAGCAGACCCCATTTTATAAGGAACTG GCAGCTGTCGCTGTTCAAGCAGGTGTTTGTGTTGACATATTTGCTGTGACCAACGAATATACGGATCTGGCATCCCTAAAGTTTCTTAGTATTGAAAGTGGGGGCTCATTGTTCTTGTATACAAGTACAGAGGATTCAACTCTTCCTCAGGACAT GTACCGGATGTTGATCAGGCCATATGCTTTTGGTTGTATAATGCGATTGAGAACATCTTCAGAATTTAGACAAGGCCACTCA TATGGTCATTTCTCTCTGGATCCGCAATATGAAAACGTGCAGCGCATAATTTGTTGTGATTCCTATGCCACATTTGCTTATGACTTTGAATTTGCAAATACTGTTGGCTTT TCCAGACATACATCTGAGCCTCCGGTCTTACAGATTGCTTTTCGTTACACTGTCGTAGTACCACCACAGGAGCTCGCAGATTCATCGAAGGGTTCAGGTAATAG GTCCAGTTACTCCCTCAAACGTCGCCTAAGAATACGAACTTTGCAATACACTGCTGCTCAGAATATGAATGAAGTCTATGACAGTGTTGATCCTGAAGTGGTTCTATCTTTACTTGTTCACAAG GTTATAATAGCATCTTTGGAGCAAGGAGTTCGGGAGGGAAGGATGCTTCTTCATGATTGGCTCGTGATCCTCACAGCTCAGTATAATGATGCTTACAGGCTCATTCAGCCCAAGAATGGGAGTTCGGTAAACGCTCAGGTTGACGTCGCATTCTCACAATGCCCACAATTGCAAACGTTACCGCATCTCATTTTTGCTCTGCTTCGGAATCCTCTTCTCCGCTTCCACGAGGAAGGTGTCCACCCGGACTACCGGATCTATTTGCAATGCCTCTTCAG TGCTCTGGAGCCAAGTTCCCTTCACCGTGCTGTCTATCCTAGACTAATATCCTATTCTACGCCGGACAAGCAAGCATATCCGCGCCACTCATTGAGTCGCGCGGCCCTAATTACCAGCGGcagtccaatatttttccttgacGCATTTACTACTCTTATCGTGTTCTATTCTTCGACGGCAGATCCTTCACTTCCTTTTCCTCCACCGCATGATT GCTTATTACGGACtacaatcaacaaattgaagcaAGACAGAAGCATAACTCCCAAACTCATCTTTATCAGGGGAGGGCAGGAAGATGCGTCGGCTTTCGAGAACTATCTCATTGAGGAGCAGGACGTTGATGGAAGTGGGCTCACTAGCAACATGGGTTTTGTTTCCTTCCTCGAGGACATCACTCAGGGCGTGTTAGAGTACCTGAAGTAA
- the LOC115734333 gene encoding uncharacterized protein At2g27730, mitochondrial codes for MATRIAARYVSRRLSSSGKILSEEEKAAENVYIKKMEQEKLEKAARKGPKPEETSGGSVTDAKASASSASGSSSEKASTDKDRNYAVLAGTVTALAALGWYLKGRSKKPEEVQD; via the exons ATGGCAACGAGGATTGCTGCAAGATACGTTTCTCGTAGGCTGTCGAGCAGCGGCAAGATCCTCAGCGAGGAGGAAAAAGCTGCGGAAAATGTCTACATCAAG aaaatggagcaagagaagctaGAGAAGGCTGCACGCAAG GGCCCAAAACCGGAAGAAACGTCTGGGGGATCAGTTACCGATGCCAAAGCAAGCGCTTCCTCGGCATCTGGTTCCTCGTCCGAGAAAGCGTCAACCGACAAGGACAGGAACTATGCAGTCTTAGCTGGTACCGTAACAGCCCTCGCCGCACTGGGGTGGTATCTCAAAGGCCGTTCCAAGAAGCCGGAAGAAGTCCAAGACTGA